One Coccinella septempunctata chromosome 8, icCocSept1.1, whole genome shotgun sequence genomic window carries:
- the LOC123318300 gene encoding uncharacterized protein LOC123318300 has protein sequence MTELLAEQISLQGRIARSFSNFKKDGAAKMMLNKCKTRSDNLDKTWTRFETNHYLIINDNSDAIKESSYILDKVFEETEEIYLDIKAEFKTFLDSLMKQNTIPGVAQGVSEDFERLPRISIPKFKGDFCQWESFRDLFTSLVIEKPNNSNVTKLHHLKTSLEGDAARTISSFAIRAENFDIAWKKLNERYENKRRLEVSSNAQDKTEVHEQNAHFAVNSSANVSKVTHMVLLTTAVVKIISDKDKIGLVRALIDQGSQSSFITESLLQRLNLRYERVYIPITGICAKKNYTCRKMVHISLKPRFDSEFCVEVRAFVLPKIASYSPRLNTDLNDYDHIRNLNLADPKFHSNGSIELLLGASVYAEILEGTIIRGKVDEPIAINTSLGWLLSGSVGTVVNFSLPSILHVSEHEDINELLQKFWTQEEISLENLPTPNEAESENHFLTTHSRDSLGRYMVRLPFKTENPSGLEFPGSFEFARRMLLSLEKKFESNFDFRRLYIDFMVDYVKSGHMREVKLNEVEKVKYFLPHHGVLKNVGNNLKLRTVFNGSARALNGSSLNDTLNSGANLLPDLSSLILRWMKYPLVFVTDVKQMFRQIRVHSEDQFYQAILWRFDPSEEIKIWLLETVTYGLICSPYLAIRVTRKLAEDEYHNFPLGAEILNREMFMDDATSGGYTLEEALRKQIELINFCKVGGFELHKWVANDARLHKDLSVPHAEDDTGLSFSVLGLKWNAGADYFHFDIQTPPIIYDEIFITKRFVLSKIAKLFDPLGWIAPVIINFKIFIQKLWLNKFDWDEELPSDLAKQFIECFNDLGCISEVKIDRWLGYKPGALSYEIHGFADASKVAYGAVVYLRVIYDNQVNVHLLQAKTKVAPLKPLLTIPRLELSAAVLLVKLVRKVCDAIAIENCTVNLWSDSTDVLFWLRDHPSRWPTFIANRCSIVHTVMPSAVWRHVSSSVNPADCASRGLKASDLCDFELWWKGPKFLRESFEPFQIPINSDPTSDPAIEVNCLVHSGEQEGKHGVWNLVGRRGSCSDLYSDQDTTFVGADRELRDLYKRSSPFVNDLTNKLVNEGTKWHFNPPAAPHFGGIWEAAVKSTKHHLRRVIGAHKLTFEEFYTLLTQYQNPLT, from the exons ATGACTGAGCTTCTGGCTGAACAAATTTCACTGCAAGGAAGAATTGCACGTTCTTTtagtaatttcaaaaaagatggtGCTGCAAAGATGATGCTCAATAAATGTAAAACTAGATCGGATAATTTGGATAAAACTTGGACTAGGTTTGAAACAAATCATTACCTAATTATTAATGATAATTCTGATGCGATAAAGGAGTCCAGTTATATTTTGGataaagtttttgaggaaacgGAGGAGATATATTTGGATATCAAGGCAGAGTTTAAGACATTTTTGGATTCTTTAATGAAACAAAATACTATACCGGGTGTTGCACAAGGTGTTTCGGAAGATTTCGAGAGGTTGCCACGTATTTCTATACCCAAGTTTAAAGGTGATTTCTGTCAGTGGGAATCATTTAGAGATTTATTTACATCACTGGTGATAGAAAAGCCAAATAATTCAAATGTTACTAAACTTCATCATTTGAAAACTAGTTTAGAAGGTGATGCCGCAAGAACTATCAGTTCTTTTGCCATAAGAGCGGAAAATTTTGATATTGCTTGGAAAAAACTCAATGAAAGATATGAAAACAAACGGCGATTG GAAGTATCATCAAATGCTCAAGATAAGACCGAAGTTCATGAACAAAATGCTCATTTTGCCGTGAATTCGTCTGCCAATGTTAGTAAGGTAACCCATATGGTTTTGCTGACAACTGCTGTCGTAAAAATAATTTCCGACAAGGATAAAATAGGTTTGGTGCGGGCCTTGATCGATCAAGGCTCACAGTCTTCTTTTATAACTGAGTCCTTGTTGCAAAGATTGAATCTAAGGTATGAAAGAGTTTATATTCCGATAACAGGAATTTGTGCTAAGAAAAACTATACCTGCAGAAAAATGGTTCATATCTCGTTGAAGCCCAGATTTGATTCTGAGTTCTGTGTTGAGGTAAGGGCTTTCGttctccccaaaatagcttcaTATTCTCCTCGCTTGAATACTGATCTCAACGATTATGATCATATTCGAAATCTGAATTTGGCGGATCCCAAATTCCACtcaaacggttctatcgaattaTTATTGGGCGCATCTGTTTATGCTGAAATTCTCGAGGGGACAATCATTCGTGGAAAGGTTGATGAACCTATTGCAATTAATACTAGTTTAGGATGGCTATTGTCTGGAAGCGTAGGCACTGTAGTGAACTTCAGTTTACCTTCGATTCTACACGTTTCAGAACATGAGGACATTAATGaattattgcaaaaattttggACACAGGAAGAAATTTCTCTAGAAAACCTTCCTACGCCAAATGAAGCTGAAAGCGAGAATCATTTCCTTACAACACATTCACGAGATTCATTGGGTAGATATATGGTCCGATTGCCTTTCAAAACCGAAAATCCGAGTGGTTTGGAGTTTCCTGGTTCTTTCGAATTCGCAAGGAGAATGCTTCTCAGTCTGGAAAAGAAGTTCGAGAGTAATTTCGACTTCCGGAGATTATATATTGATTTTATGGTAGATTATGTGAAATCTGGTCATATGAGAGAAGTTAAACTCAATGAAGTTGAAAAGGTTAAATATTTTTTGCCCCATCATGGAGTTTTGAAAAATGTAGGTAATAACTTGAAGTTGAGAACGGTTTTCAATGGTTCGGCTAGAGCCTTGAATGGTTCATCCTTGAATGATACTTTGAATTCAGGTGCTAATTTGCTGCCAGATTTGTCAAGTTTGATACTTCGCTGGATGAAATACCCGCTCGTTTTCGTTACTGATGTTAAACAAATGTTTCGTCAGATCAGAGTTCATTCTGAGGATCAATTTTATCAGGCAATTTTATGGAGATTTGATCCTtcagaagagattaaaatatgGTTGCTAGAAACAGTCACTTATGGATTAATATGTAGTCCATATTTGGCAATTCGTGTTACTCGAAAATTGGCTGAGGATGAGTATCACAACTTTCCATTGGGTGCAGAAATATTGAATAGGGAAATGTTCATGGATGATGCCACTTCAGGTGGTTATACTTTGGAAGAAGCTCTCCGCAAACAAATTGAACTCATTAATTTTTGCAAAGTGGGTGGCTTCGAGTTGCATAAATGGGTGGCGAATGATGCTAGATTGCACAAAGATTTGTCTGTACCTCATGCCGAGGATGATACAGGTTTAAGCTTCAGTGTGTTAGGTCTTAAATGGAATGCCGGTGCTGATTACTTCCATTTTGATATTCAGACGCCTCCTATAATTTACGACGAGATTTTCATAACCAAAAGATTTGTTTTATCCAAGATTGCTAAATTGTTTGATCCATTGGGTTGGATAGCTCCGGtcataatcaatttcaaaatattcattcagaaACTTTGGTTGAACAAGTTCGATTGGGACGAAGAGTTGCCTTCTGACTTAGCTAAACAATTCATTGAATGCTTCAATGATCTGGGGTGTATCAGTGAAGTGAAGATTGATAGATGGCTGGGTTACAAGCCTGGAGCCCTATCTTATGAAATTCATGGATTCGCAGATGCTTCGAAGGTTGCTTATGGGGCTGTTGTTTATCTGCGCGTTATTTATGATAATCAAGTTAATGTCCATTTGCTTCAAGCGAAAACAAAAGTAGCTCCGTTAAAACCTCTACTCACGATTCCTAGGTTGGAATTGAGTGCTGCTGTTTTACTGGTCAAGTTGGTTCGCAAAGTTTGCGACGCTATTGCCATAGAGAATTGTACTGTCAATTTATGGTCTGACTCGACTGATGTCTTATTTTGGCTACGAGATCATCCGTCTCGTTGGCCAACCTTCATCGCGAATCGTTGCTCAATAGTTCACACGGTCATGCCATCAGCTGTTTGGAGGCATGTTTCATCGTCTGTTAATCCTGCTGACTGTGCTTCAAGAGGTCTAAAGGCAAGCGATTTATGTGATTTTGAATTGTGGTGGAAGGGCCCTAAGTTTTTGAGGGAATCTTTTGAGCCATTTCAGATTCCTATCAATAGTGATCCTACTTCTGATCCAGCAATTGAAGTAAATTGCTTAGTTCATAGTGGGGAGCAAGAAGGGAAACATGGTGTTTGGAATTTAGTTGGTAG ACGCGGCTCTTGTTCCGATTTGTACAGCGACCAAGATACAACATTCGTTGGTGCTGATAGAGAGTTAAGAGATCTTTATAAAAGATCATCACCATTTGTAAACGATCTAACTAATAAATTAGTAAATGAAGGGACTAAGTGGCATTTCAACCCTCCTGCGGCTCCCCATTTCGGTGGTATTTGGGAAGCTGCAGTGAAGTCAACTAAGCATCATTTGAGGAGGGTGATTGGTGCTCATAAACTAACTTTCGAGGAATTTTATACCTTGCTCACTCAG TACCAGAACCCTCTTACTTGA
- the LOC123318301 gene encoding uncharacterized protein LOC123318301, giving the protein MEYHGPAWWTSLQGEVDGLESVQRWCTRIPYGVRRPDYVTRLSVLDMPTFEQRRARGDLIFSYRAVHGHFGPDIMNMYRMNTNNLRGHGFKLAKEKFRTTQRQMFLSNRVFNVWNSLPETVVESSSVNGFKNSFDRWVTSS; this is encoded by the coding sequence ATGGAGTATCATGGTCCGGCTTGGTGGACTTCTTTGCAAGGCGAGGTGGATGGGTTGGAGTCTGTTCAGAGATGGTGCACCAGAATTCCCTACGGTGTTAGGAGACCTGACTATGTAACAAGGTTGAGTGTACTCGATATGCCCACATTTGAACAACGACGTGCGAGAGGCGACTTAATATTCTCCTACAGAGCGGTCCATGGTCACTTTGGTCCGGATATTATGAATATGTACCGTATGAACACGAACAATTTACGGGGCCATGGATTTAAGCTCGCGAAGGAAAAATTCAGGACTACCCAGAGGCAAATGTTTCTGTCAAACCGAGTGTTCAATGTTTGGAACTCCTTGCCTGAAACCGTCGTAGAATCGTCTTCAGTGAATGGATTCAAGAACAGTTTTGACAGATGGGTGACCTCGTCGTGA
- the LOC123319357 gene encoding uncharacterized protein LOC123319357, whose protein sequence is MGKTMKLKDFKIAVILGLIGAEENTPKTKWTSGLTSFKVIVPQEIRYDSCTHMPVHGTSRRCALCSTTAVPHKTRWMCSRCNVGLCLTEKKNCFLDSHRK, encoded by the exons ATGGGTAAAACCATGAAATTAAAAGATTTTAAAATTGCCGTTATTTTGGGACTTATTGGGGCCGAAGAAAACACTCCCAAGACGAAGTGGACTTCTGGTTTGACTTCGTTCAAAGTTATCGTTCCACAAGAAATCAGGTATGACTCTTGTACCCATATGCCTGTTCATGGTACATCCAGAAGGTGTGCACTGTGTAGTACAACAGCAGTACCCCATAAAACAAGGTGGATGTGCTCTCG ATGCAATGTCGGACTATGtttaaccgaaaaaaaaaattgtttcctagACAGCCatagaaaatga